One Ignavibacterium sp. DNA segment encodes these proteins:
- a CDS encoding PAS domain S-box protein, which yields MSNRSGKTNSRGKNKKTLFNLEENNFSILSNEALLNQLNDAILIVDKKLTVTLVNSKAENIFGRKKSFLLNKNISSLIEVTGNSKNQSITNTLKNIFASERKSKDFRFKDCKITLPKSKFQSVNCSITAINNYSGKVEHAALILSIEEETGLDKNKSSDFNFEIPGFIYRCANDKNWTMKFITDGCTSITGYKPTELIENKKIAFNNIIHPDYQKIVADKWKKAIKEKKHFEFEYPIITKKKETKWIWERGKGIFSEEGKVLYLEGFLTDITDRKNNEAKLLLQNIVFESAISANCILDTKEQITNVNTSFLKLWGYNSKSEITNRHLSNFFTNKKTANDILKKLNKDGRWDGEFNALKKDGSSFLAYGMATIIHDSNGKKIGFQSSMLDISEKKEIEYEAEKNRDKMQLLVEGTPHLFFYVQDKNGYIEYISPSVENITGYKVSEWLNKRNWFATESVLNITAKARTHKHLSGKIDTSPVYVEIKHANNDIVTLEVYERPIIRNGKVIGLRGVAHDITQKIKYEERLRLSESSYRSIIDSITESIYIQDENGVFLDVNEGAVAMYGYDKQTLIGKTPEFVSAPNRNNFDVIKIAVNKAFTGQKQQVEFWGKRKNGEEFLKDVRLYPGTYFNKKVVIAVASDITEKKKSEKLLQDSEEKYRTLVENINDILYFINKDGIIEYISGTIQRVLGYKPEEVIGTEFKSYILQDDYHKLQYKIKKIVRGTTEALEYRMINKRGNTYWVRSSGKAIYDNEKIAGFLGVMIDINKEKIFEQRLKLSEERYRAISNLTSDYLFSTQVNEDGNHEIEWVAGSFEKITGYTMDEYRKAGGWRATLLPDELEKDDLDIERLKQRLKVDREVKTYHKDGSVVWVRTYAQPLWDEKTNTLKGVYGAVQDITEQKKSEESIRMMAQMLDIAPNAISVYSFDGKCLYANQNAAKMHGYTVEEYKRLNFSEIDTPENSTMLTAQINQINTIGEARFEVTHYRKDKTEIPLEIYAKKVEWAGIPALLSIGTDITERIKAINELKAERDLFSSGPVSTIIWSPSEDWPVKYVSSNIVEILGYTSEFLTDPKFNYTSILHPDDLENFQNEINYYLENSIDTYEQSYRLRHKDGYYLWIYDYTKFVRDRNGNISEIKGYLFDQTNLKNAQNEIENQKQRLSNIIAGTNVGTWEWNIQTGEAVFNERWAEIGGYTLEELKPLSIKTWLNLIHPDDLIKSEDLLKKHFKGKSEYFECEIRIKHREGHWVWTLDKGKVVSRTADNKALMMFGTQQDITERKRAEVLQHIQYRVADAAVSSIKLTDLFDSIRFELSTIMNVNNFFIALYDEKTGMLQSDVNKDEKEEIPYWAAKGSMTGYVIEQKKSILVNKKQINQLIENGIAGMIGTIPEIWLGVPFRISGKVIGVLVVQSYDNPNAYDQNSVEILEIVAHELSIFIQHKRVEEESQKLTKAIIQSPASILIADPHGIIEYVNPKFTETSGYSLEEVKGKTPNILQSNEHGKEFFDHLWKTISSGNDWHGEIKNRKKNGDTYWETSIISPILNDEGKIINYLAINEDITEKKKMIEELIIAKEKAEEMNRVKSNFFANMSHELRTPMVGILGFSEMLMNELKDNPDYFAMTKSINTSGHRLLETLNMILNISKLEAAKVEPVFSNTNIIPIIQESFQFFESAALKKNLTYKLNYSEDEIICSIDSFLFLSIMNNLINNAIKFTSSGSINVTVAILNKVVSISVSDSGVGISREKLNLIWEEFRQASEGYNRSFEGTGLGLTISKRYTELMNGKIYVESIIDKGTTFIISFPLIEGIADKTSTVVATDIVPDLQKVPDDLPKILYVEDDEVSVKLVRTFTKGLYQVDVAKDSDEALSLINKEYKLILMDINLHKGIDGIELTQLLRKNIDYKDVPIVALTAFAMGHERSEFLSKGMSYYLSKPFSRMQLIDIIKEAIK from the coding sequence ATGAGTAATAGATCAGGAAAAACTAATTCCAGAGGAAAGAATAAAAAAACACTGTTTAATTTAGAAGAAAACAATTTTTCAATTCTGTCAAATGAAGCACTTCTTAATCAGCTTAATGATGCAATTTTAATAGTTGATAAAAAATTAACTGTTACTTTAGTTAACAGCAAAGCTGAGAATATTTTCGGGAGGAAGAAATCATTTCTATTGAACAAAAATATAAGCAGTCTTATAGAAGTTACCGGGAATTCAAAAAATCAGAGTATAACAAATACTTTAAAAAATATTTTTGCATCAGAAAGAAAATCTAAAGACTTTAGGTTTAAAGATTGTAAAATCACATTACCAAAAAGCAAATTTCAATCTGTTAACTGTTCAATAACTGCCATCAACAATTATTCTGGTAAAGTAGAACATGCAGCGTTGATTCTATCCATAGAAGAAGAAACAGGTTTAGATAAGAATAAATCCTCAGACTTTAATTTCGAGATACCGGGATTTATTTATAGATGTGCTAATGATAAAAACTGGACAATGAAATTTATCACTGATGGCTGTACCAGTATAACAGGTTATAAACCAACAGAACTTATTGAAAATAAGAAAATTGCATTTAACAATATCATACATCCGGATTATCAAAAGATTGTAGCAGACAAATGGAAAAAAGCAATAAAAGAAAAAAAGCATTTTGAATTTGAGTACCCAATCATAACCAAAAAGAAGGAAACCAAATGGATTTGGGAACGTGGTAAAGGTATTTTTTCTGAAGAAGGTAAAGTACTATATCTTGAAGGATTTTTAACTGATATAACAGATAGAAAAAATAATGAAGCAAAACTCTTATTACAGAATATTGTTTTCGAATCGGCTATTTCTGCAAATTGTATTTTAGATACTAAAGAACAGATAACAAATGTAAACACATCTTTCCTTAAGCTCTGGGGTTATAACTCCAAATCTGAAATCACTAACAGACACTTATCAAACTTCTTTACTAATAAGAAAACTGCTAATGATATTCTTAAAAAATTAAATAAAGATGGACGGTGGGATGGTGAATTTAATGCGCTAAAAAAAGATGGTTCGTCTTTTCTGGCGTATGGAATGGCAACTATTATTCATGATTCTAACGGTAAAAAAATTGGGTTTCAATCATCCATGTTAGATATTTCTGAAAAGAAAGAAATTGAATACGAAGCTGAGAAGAATCGTGATAAAATGCAGCTTCTTGTAGAAGGCACTCCGCATCTGTTTTTTTATGTTCAGGATAAAAATGGATACATTGAATACATTTCACCTTCAGTAGAAAACATTACTGGCTATAAAGTATCTGAATGGCTAAATAAACGAAACTGGTTTGCAACTGAATCAGTTTTAAATATTACAGCAAAAGCAAGAACTCATAAACACCTATCGGGCAAAATTGATACTTCACCGGTTTATGTAGAAATCAAACATGCTAATAACGATATAGTTACATTAGAAGTTTACGAACGTCCGATAATTAGGAATGGAAAAGTTATCGGTTTGCGCGGTGTTGCTCACGATATAACTCAAAAAATAAAGTATGAAGAAAGATTAAGACTAAGCGAGTCAAGCTATCGAAGTATAATTGATAGTATTACCGAATCAATTTACATTCAGGATGAAAACGGTGTATTCCTTGATGTTAATGAGGGCGCCGTTGCGATGTATGGTTATGATAAACAAACACTGATTGGCAAAACACCAGAATTTGTCAGTGCACCAAATCGCAATAATTTTGATGTAATTAAAATTGCAGTTAATAAAGCATTTACTGGGCAGAAGCAGCAAGTTGAATTCTGGGGCAAGAGAAAGAATGGCGAGGAGTTTTTAAAAGATGTTCGATTATATCCCGGTACCTATTTTAATAAAAAAGTAGTAATAGCTGTTGCTTCTGATATAACCGAAAAGAAAAAATCTGAAAAACTATTGCAGGATAGCGAGGAGAAATACCGAACTCTTGTTGAAAACATCAATGATATATTGTATTTCATAAATAAAGATGGAATAATAGAATATATAAGTGGAACTATTCAGCGGGTTTTAGGTTATAAACCTGAGGAAGTAATAGGAACTGAATTTAAATCTTATATTCTTCAAGATGACTATCATAAACTGCAATATAAAATAAAAAAGATAGTTAGAGGAACTACAGAAGCTTTAGAATACAGAATGATTAACAAACGGGGTAATACATATTGGGTAAGAAGTTCAGGAAAAGCAATATATGATAACGAAAAAATTGCAGGTTTTTTGGGTGTAATGATTGATATAAATAAAGAAAAGATTTTTGAACAAAGGTTAAAACTTTCTGAAGAACGCTATAGAGCAATCTCAAATCTTACCAGTGATTATTTATTCTCAACCCAGGTAAATGAAGATGGAAATCATGAAATAGAATGGGTTGCCGGCTCTTTTGAAAAGATAACCGGTTATACAATGGATGAATACCGTAAAGCCGGAGGTTGGAGAGCAACCTTACTGCCAGACGAGCTTGAAAAAGATGATCTTGATATTGAACGGCTAAAACAAAGACTAAAAGTAGATCGTGAAGTTAAGACATATCATAAAGACGGCTCGGTTGTTTGGGTCAGAACTTATGCACAGCCTCTGTGGGATGAAAAAACAAATACTTTAAAAGGAGTTTATGGAGCAGTTCAGGATATTACTGAACAAAAGAAAAGTGAAGAATCTATCCGGATGATGGCACAAATGCTTGATATTGCTCCTAACGCAATAAGCGTATATAGCTTCGATGGTAAATGTCTTTATGCTAATCAGAATGCAGCTAAGATGCATGGATACACAGTAGAAGAATATAAACGGTTAAACTTCAGTGAAATTGATACTCCTGAAAATTCAACCATGTTAACTGCGCAAATAAATCAGATAAATACTATTGGTGAAGCGCGCTTTGAAGTTACTCATTATAGAAAAGATAAAACTGAAATTCCTCTGGAAATATATGCAAAGAAAGTAGAATGGGCTGGTATCCCCGCATTACTTAGTATTGGTACGGATATAACAGAAAGAATAAAAGCAATAAATGAATTAAAAGCAGAGAGAGATCTTTTCTCTTCAGGACCTGTAAGCACAATAATCTGGAGTCCTTCAGAAGATTGGCCGGTCAAATATGTATCGTCTAATATTGTTGAGATATTAGGATATACGAGTGAATTTCTGACCGATCCTAAATTTAATTATACTTCAATCCTGCATCCGGATGATTTGGAAAACTTCCAAAACGAGATTAACTATTACTTGGAAAATTCAATTGATACTTATGAACAATCGTACAGATTAAGACACAAAGACGGCTACTATTTATGGATATATGATTATACAAAATTTGTAAGGGATAGAAACGGAAATATATCAGAAATAAAGGGCTATCTCTTCGATCAAACCAATTTGAAAAATGCCCAGAATGAAATTGAAAATCAAAAGCAGAGACTATCAAATATTATTGCTGGAACAAATGTTGGTACTTGGGAATGGAATATTCAAACTGGTGAAGCAGTGTTTAATGAAAGATGGGCTGAGATAGGCGGTTATACACTGGAGGAGCTGAAACCGCTTTCTATTAAGACCTGGTTAAATCTTATTCACCCCGATGATCTGATCAAAAGTGAAGACTTGTTAAAAAAACACTTTAAAGGAAAATCCGAATATTTTGAGTGTGAAATAAGAATCAAACACAGAGAAGGACATTGGGTATGGACGTTAGACAAAGGTAAAGTAGTTTCAAGAACTGCTGATAACAAAGCCCTGATGATGTTTGGAACACAACAAGATATCACCGAAAGAAAAAGAGCAGAAGTTTTACAACATATTCAATATAGAGTTGCCGATGCAGCAGTGTCATCAATAAAGTTAACCGATCTGTTTGATTCAATCAGATTTGAACTTTCAACAATTATGAATGTAAATAATTTCTTTATTGCTCTTTATGACGAAAAGACCGGCATGCTTCAATCGGATGTTAATAAGGATGAAAAAGAAGAAATCCCTTATTGGGCTGCAAAGGGATCAATGACCGGCTACGTTATTGAACAAAAAAAATCAATACTGGTAAATAAAAAGCAAATAAATCAGTTGATTGAGAATGGCATTGCCGGAATGATTGGAACAATACCTGAAATATGGCTTGGGGTTCCTTTTAGAATTAGCGGTAAAGTAATTGGCGTTTTGGTAGTTCAAAGCTATGATAATCCAAATGCTTACGACCAAAACAGTGTGGAAATTTTGGAAATAGTTGCACACGAGTTAAGTATCTTCATTCAACACAAACGCGTTGAGGAAGAATCACAAAAACTGACAAAAGCTATTATTCAAAGTCCTGCTAGTATTCTGATAGCTGATCCGCACGGAATAATAGAATATGTAAATCCAAAGTTTACTGAGACATCAGGTTATTCACTCGAGGAAGTTAAAGGCAAAACCCCAAATATCTTGCAGTCAAATGAACACGGTAAAGAATTTTTTGATCACTTATGGAAAACAATTTCATCTGGAAATGACTGGCACGGAGAAATTAAAAATAGAAAAAAGAACGGTGATACTTATTGGGAAACTTCTATTATCTCACCCATTCTTAACGATGAAGGAAAAATAATCAATTATCTTGCAATCAATGAAGATATCACAGAAAAGAAAAAAATGATTGAAGAACTGATTATTGCAAAAGAAAAAGCTGAGGAAATGAACAGGGTTAAATCAAACTTCTTTGCAAATATGAGCCATGAACTTAGAACACCAATGGTAGGAATATTGGGATTTTCTGAGATGTTGATGAATGAATTAAAGGATAACCCCGATTATTTTGCAATGACCAAGTCAATCAATACATCGGGACATAGGCTGCTCGAAACACTGAATATGATCCTTAATATTTCAAAGCTTGAAGCTGCAAAAGTTGAACCTGTTTTTTCGAACACTAACATAATCCCGATTATACAGGAAAGTTTTCAATTTTTTGAAAGTGCTGCTTTAAAGAAAAATCTTACATACAAATTAAACTACTCGGAAGATGAAATAATATGTAGTATTGATTCATTCTTGTTTTTAAGCATAATGAATAACCTTATAAATAATGCAATAAAATTTACTTCCTCCGGATCAATAAATGTAACCGTTGCTATCTTAAATAAAGTTGTCTCTATCAGCGTAAGCGATAGCGGTGTTGGAATCTCGCGTGAAAAATTAAATCTGATCTGGGAAGAATTTAGACAAGCAAGCGAAGGCTATAATAGGAGTTTTGAAGGAACCGGACTTGGTTTAACGATTTCTAAACGATATACAGAACTAATGAACGGTAAAATTTATGTTGAAAGTATTATCGACAAAGGGACTACCTTTATTATTTCATTCCCTTTGATTGAGGGAATTGCTGATAAAACATCAACAGTTGTTGCTACTGATATAGTTCCCGATCTTCAGAAAGTGCCAGATGATCTTCCAAAGATACTTTATGTTGAGGACGATGAGGTATCAGTAAAGCTCGTTAGAACTTTTACAAAAGGACTTTATCAGGTTGATGTAGCAAAAGATTCTGATGAAGCCTTATCGTTAATTAATAAAGAATATAAATTAATTCTGATGGATATAAATCTTCATAAAGGAATAGATGGAATTGAGCTTACTCAGCTTTTAAGAAAAAATATAGATTACAAAGATGTTCCTATTGTAGCATTAACTGCTTTTGCAATGGGTCACGAAAGAAGTGAGTTCTTATCCAAAGGTATGTCGTATTATCTATCAAAACCTTTTAGCAGAATGCAGCTGATTGATATTATAAAAGAAGCTATCAAGTAA
- a CDS encoding glycoside hydrolase family 97 protein — translation MKYFILILLAINILTLNAQQISSPDNNLKLVFKLVDGRPVYWLNFKQKPIIKESTLGIVLTNQPDFIDGFTVENIDTLTFLENWEPVWGEQSIIKNNYKELKVTLSQMIPDKRILIITFRLFNDGLGFRYEFPQQNNLNYFVIKEEYTTFALTGDHKAFWIPGDYDSQEYTYTTSLLSQIDAGKGLGFDEINTKNIPGTDYIQTPLMLKSSDGIYINIHEAALLGYPVMYVKVDKKNFSLQSHLCPDAVGNKAYIQTPFTTPWRTIIVSDKAEKILESKLILNLNEPTKFKDVSWIKPQKYIGIWWGMHVGTMSWNYGNLDNVHLNTIDWDSVKSTGKHGATTENTKGYIDFAAKYGFDAVLIEGWNIGWEDWFGKWKEEVFDFVTPYPDFDINFLSDYAKQKDVKLIMHHETSSSVTNYERRLDDAFSFMKKYGYDAVKTGYVGPIIPRGEHHDGQWMVNHFNRVVQKAQAYKIMVDSHESIRPTGMHRTYPNWLTAEASRGNEFNAWSNGNPPEHETILPFTRIIGGPLDYTPGIFQIKLNYYNPDSKFQVHTTLAKQLALYVTIYSPLQMAADLPENYEKFPDAFQFIVDVPVDWSETKVLKAEPGDFVIIARKDKKSDNWFIGAITDEEAREFAIPLDFLSDDKYKMTIYKDAADTDWEANPMKYEIENKMVRRNEILKLKLAPGGGCAIMLEPFK, via the coding sequence ATGAAATATTTTATTTTAATTTTATTAGCAATTAACATTCTTACATTAAATGCCCAGCAGATATCTTCTCCTGATAATAATCTTAAACTTGTATTTAAGCTTGTTGATGGAAGACCTGTTTATTGGCTGAACTTTAAGCAAAAACCTATAATCAAAGAAAGCACACTTGGGATTGTTTTGACAAATCAGCCTGATTTTATAGATGGATTTACTGTTGAAAATATTGATACTTTAACTTTTCTTGAAAACTGGGAGCCTGTTTGGGGTGAACAAAGTATTATAAAAAACAATTACAAAGAACTTAAGGTAACTTTAAGTCAAATGATTCCTGATAAAAGAATTTTGATAATTACATTTCGTTTATTCAATGACGGACTTGGATTTAGATACGAATTTCCTCAGCAAAACAATCTGAACTATTTTGTAATTAAAGAAGAATACACCACATTTGCTTTAACTGGTGATCATAAAGCTTTTTGGATACCTGGTGATTACGATAGTCAGGAATACACTTATACTACTTCCCTGCTCTCACAGATTGATGCTGGAAAAGGACTCGGTTTTGACGAAATAAATACAAAGAATATTCCCGGAACAGATTATATTCAAACACCTTTGATGCTTAAGAGCTCTGATGGAATTTACATCAACATCCACGAAGCGGCTTTATTAGGATATCCGGTAATGTATGTTAAAGTAGATAAAAAAAATTTCTCTTTACAATCACATCTTTGTCCTGATGCAGTTGGAAACAAAGCATACATCCAAACCCCATTTACAACTCCATGGAGAACAATTATTGTTAGTGATAAAGCAGAAAAAATTCTTGAATCAAAACTAATCCTTAACCTGAACGAGCCAACTAAGTTTAAAGATGTTAGCTGGATAAAACCCCAAAAATATATTGGTATCTGGTGGGGTATGCATGTTGGCACTATGAGCTGGAATTATGGAAACCTGGATAACGTACATCTAAATACTATTGATTGGGATAGTGTTAAATCAACTGGCAAACACGGTGCTACAACAGAAAACACTAAAGGCTATATTGACTTTGCTGCAAAATATGGTTTTGATGCCGTGCTTATTGAAGGATGGAATATTGGGTGGGAAGATTGGTTTGGTAAATGGAAGGAAGAAGTTTTTGATTTCGTAACTCCGTATCCTGATTTTGATATCAATTTTTTGTCAGATTATGCAAAACAAAAAGATGTAAAGTTGATTATGCACCACGAAACCTCTTCATCAGTAACTAACTATGAGCGAAGATTGGATGATGCTTTTTCTTTTATGAAGAAATATGGTTATGATGCGGTAAAAACTGGTTATGTAGGTCCAATCATACCACGCGGCGAACACCATGATGGACAGTGGATGGTTAATCATTTTAATCGAGTTGTTCAGAAAGCTCAAGCGTACAAGATAATGGTTGATTCTCATGAATCTATTCGCCCAACAGGAATGCATCGTACTTATCCAAACTGGCTGACTGCCGAAGCTTCAAGAGGAAATGAGTTCAATGCCTGGAGCAACGGTAATCCACCGGAACATGAGACTATTTTGCCTTTTACAAGAATTATAGGAGGTCCTTTGGATTATACTCCCGGAATTTTTCAAATTAAACTTAACTATTACAATCCCGATAGTAAATTTCAGGTACACACAACACTTGCAAAACAATTGGCATTATATGTTACCATTTACAGCCCGCTTCAGATGGCTGCTGACCTGCCGGAAAATTATGAAAAGTTTCCTGATGCATTTCAATTTATTGTTGATGTGCCGGTAGATTGGAGTGAGACTAAAGTTTTAAAAGCTGAACCGGGAGATTTTGTTATCATCGCACGAAAAGATAAAAAATCTGACAACTGGTTTATCGGTGCCATTACTGACGAAGAAGCTAGAGAATTTGCAATCCCATTGGATTTTTTAAGCGATGATAAATATAAAATGACAATATATAAAGACGCTGCTGACACTGATTGGGAAGCTAATCCTATGAAATATGAAATTGAAAATAAAATGGTTAGGCGGAATGAAATATTAAAACTAAAACTTGCTCCTGGCGGCGGATGTGCAATTATGCTTGAACCATTTAAATAG
- a CDS encoding S8 family serine peptidase, with the protein MKRTLLFFFAAILLSANSFSQIKIPEISMQKRNVDNKGKIINAEIKYADQYSRKISPLLNLFLDSVSTNKGVYVRVPESMSGLKDLVFFQENEMKEILLPVFVQTSSVPVSESRISSFGGKTQSVIGNIIVADLPISSVKELSLSPEIIYIEHSNISEVKINVSRIEVKVDQLHNGTGISRPYKGNGVVVGVLDSGIDWKHLDFKNSSGNRIQYLWDMSGSGNAPSGYNYGTEYTKAQLDANQCAEIDGDDGGGHGTHVAGTAAGNGGALSNYVGMAPESDIIFVKGFRTGPGFADVDVVNGCNYIFQRAQQLSKPAVINLSLGGHFGPHDGTSLYEQALSNLTGNGKIIVAAAGNEGGRTIHLSYTTAGSSYNDSYETFVELNNNATLFGASMWYSPGNISVGLAAYDNSLNLIGYTNPIAPGQKIEDLAFTVNSTTYGYVTIDATGTNNPNNGANQVLIIVDSHSGQVNIGNVFWSVYTCGSGTFDAWAFTGGQFSTFAPQSYIKPADNLRTIGMPSTASKLICVGSYVTKTQWIDINGVTQNQPGNPVLGQISSFSSIGPSRDGRTKPDICAPGEVIVAAYSSFLTQTPASSILQGGLHQKMQGTSMATPHVTGVVALLLEKNPSLDYDQTVAILKNTTKKDGFTGTTPNNTYGYGKLDAYNAFLNTSGGGGGTQTVIIQEGFDGTFLPSGWTKQTQNTNNTWIQSNPQNNNFNQIDPNSQYSALVPWDANQNQNEWLITPAFNLGNGSASIEFYAGYSTNWLTGATLKLHISTDGGSNWTQLWTADNDGQGWIWRNKVIDLSSYSNKQNLKLAWQYVGIDGDLAGIDGVKLMGYTTTGVDDNNNTVVTDYSLSQNYPNPFNPTTIISWQVPVSGHQTLKVYDLLGREVATLVDEFKPAGVYNFKFNADNLASGIYIYQLKSGEFLSAKKMILMK; encoded by the coding sequence ATGAAAAGAACGTTATTATTTTTCTTCGCTGCGATACTATTATCCGCTAATAGTTTTTCACAGATAAAAATTCCTGAAATCAGCATGCAAAAAAGAAATGTTGATAATAAGGGAAAGATTATTAATGCAGAGATTAAATATGCTGATCAATATAGCAGAAAAATCAGTCCGTTATTAAATCTGTTTCTGGATAGTGTCTCAACAAACAAAGGTGTATATGTTCGTGTTCCGGAATCAATGAGTGGATTAAAAGACTTAGTATTCTTTCAGGAAAATGAAATGAAAGAAATTCTACTGCCTGTTTTTGTGCAGACATCATCTGTTCCGGTTTCTGAAAGCAGGATATCTTCATTTGGTGGAAAGACTCAATCTGTAATTGGTAATATTATAGTTGCAGATCTGCCAATCTCATCTGTAAAAGAACTTTCTCTGTCTCCTGAAATTATTTACATTGAACATAGTAACATTTCTGAAGTGAAGATAAATGTCAGCAGAATTGAAGTGAAGGTTGATCAGCTTCACAACGGCACTGGGATTTCAAGACCTTATAAAGGGAATGGTGTAGTTGTAGGTGTGTTAGATTCCGGAATTGATTGGAAACATCTGGATTTCAAAAATTCCTCTGGTAACAGGATTCAATACTTATGGGATATGTCCGGTTCAGGTAATGCACCATCCGGATATAACTACGGAACTGAATATACTAAAGCTCAGCTTGATGCGAATCAATGTGCGGAGATTGACGGTGATGATGGTGGTGGACATGGAACACACGTTGCTGGTACTGCAGCAGGTAACGGAGGCGCACTTTCAAATTATGTGGGTATGGCACCTGAATCGGATATAATTTTTGTTAAAGGCTTTAGAACCGGACCTGGTTTTGCTGATGTTGATGTTGTAAATGGCTGCAATTATATTTTTCAAAGAGCACAACAGTTGAGTAAACCTGCAGTAATTAATCTGAGTCTCGGCGGTCATTTTGGTCCACATGATGGAACAAGTCTTTACGAACAAGCGTTAAGTAATTTAACAGGAAATGGTAAAATTATCGTTGCTGCAGCAGGTAATGAAGGTGGTAGAACAATTCATTTAAGTTATACTACTGCGGGATCTTCATACAATGATTCATACGAAACATTTGTTGAACTCAATAATAACGCTACATTATTTGGTGCAAGTATGTGGTATAGTCCTGGGAATATTTCTGTTGGTCTTGCTGCTTATGATAATAGCTTAAATCTGATTGGCTATACTAATCCGATAGCACCTGGTCAAAAAATTGAAGATTTAGCTTTCACTGTCAATAGTACTACATATGGTTATGTAACTATTGATGCTACTGGTACTAATAATCCAAATAATGGTGCTAATCAAGTACTAATAATTGTTGATAGCCATAGTGGGCAGGTAAATATTGGTAATGTTTTTTGGTCTGTTTATACGTGTGGTTCAGGTACCTTTGATGCATGGGCTTTTACAGGAGGACAGTTTTCAACATTTGCTCCTCAAAGTTATATAAAACCTGCTGACAATCTCCGAACTATTGGTATGCCTTCAACAGCAAGTAAACTAATTTGTGTTGGATCTTATGTAACTAAAACACAATGGATAGATATTAACGGTGTAACTCAAAATCAGCCTGGTAATCCTGTATTGGGTCAAATTTCCAGTTTCAGCAGTATCGGTCCATCAAGAGATGGAAGAACAAAACCGGATATCTGTGCACCAGGTGAAGTTATTGTTGCGGCTTATTCTTCTTTTCTAACTCAAACGCCAGCATCAAGCATTCTGCAAGGCGGGTTACATCAAAAGATGCAAGGAACTAGTATGGCAACTCCGCACGTAACAGGAGTTGTAGCTTTGCTTTTGGAAAAGAATCCTTCTTTAGATTATGATCAAACAGTTGCAATTCTTAAAAACACAACCAAGAAAGATGGTTTTACCGGAACAACTCCAAACAATACTTATGGATATGGAAAACTTGATGCTTACAATGCTTTTTTAAATACCTCTGGTGGAGGCGGCGGCACGCAAACTGTAATTATTCAAGAAGGTTTTGATGGTACCTTTCTGCCATCAGGATGGACTAAACAAACTCAGAATACTAATAATACCTGGATTCAATCTAATCCACAAAACAATAACTTCAATCAAATTGATCCCAACAGTCAATACTCAGCTTTAGTACCTTGGGATGCTAATCAAAATCAAAACGAGTGGTTAATTACACCAGCATTTAATTTAGGTAACGGAAGTGCATCAATTGAGTTTTATGCTGGTTATAGTACCAATTGGCTCACAGGTGCTACGTTAAAACTTCATATATCAACCGATGGGGGTTCAAATTGGACACAGTTATGGACTGCTGACAATGACGGTCAGGGTTGGATTTGGAGAAACAAGGTGATTGATTTGTCTTCTTATTCTAATAAACAAAATCTTAAACTTGCCTGGCAGTATGTTGGTATTGATGGCGATTTAGCTGGAATAGATGGAGTTAAGCTAATGGGATATACAACAACTGGTGTTGATGATAACAATAATACAGTTGTTACTGATTATTCGCTAAGCCAGAATTATCCTAATCCTTTTAATCCTACTACAATAATTAGCTGGCAGGTTCCGGTTAGTGGTCATCAAACACTAAAGGTTTACGATTTACTCGGAAGGGAAGTAGCAACACTTGTGGATGAATTTAAGCCCGCAGGAGTTTACAACTTTAAATTTAATGCTGATAACCTGGCTTCAGGAATTTATATATATCAGCTTAAGTCAGGGGAATTTTTAAGTGCTAAAAAAATGATTCTAATGAAATAG
- a CDS encoding MerR family transcriptional regulator, with protein MKDLSIKKLYYSISEVSKITNIEQYVLRYWETEFVQLKPQKNRAGNRIYTNKDIQLILHIKTLLRERKYTIEGAKKIMENYSPEKILQPAELVKPVTESETSENIEVKKEKNTIQKDLEEIKNILEILVSKL; from the coding sequence ATGAAGGATTTGTCTATTAAAAAACTTTATTATTCTATTAGTGAAGTAAGTAAAATTACAAATATAGAACAATATGTTCTTAGGTATTGGGAAACTGAATTTGTGCAATTAAAGCCGCAAAAAAACAGAGCAGGTAATAGAATATATACGAATAAAGACATTCAATTAATCCTTCATATAAAAACATTGCTAAGGGAGCGTAAATACACCATAGAAGGTGCAAAAAAAATTATGGAGAACTATTCTCCTGAAAAGATTCTGCAACCAGCTGAACTGGTGAAACCAGTAACAGAATCTGAAACTTCAGAAAATATTGAAGTAAAGAAAGAAAAAAACACTATACAGAAGGACCTTGAAGAAATAAAAAACATTTTAGAAATATTAGTATCAAAGTTATAA